AGACGGCTGCCAGCTGAGCACTAGCATTGTAGATCCCTGCCCCAATGGCCGCACTGATTACCAGCATGATGAGGCCCACGAGGGACACTCCGGGTTGTTTTTGTTTCAACTGTTCCGCTTCCTTTCACACCTGTAAAATTCCGAATAGTTTCTATTATACCGGAATTAACGACTGGGTTAAATCAGGAACAGTTGAGAACAACTTAAGCGACCGCGGCCAGCAGAACTCGTTGATCTCGAAGTTTAATTTGCCGGGCTAGTTGGTGGGCAGCCGCCGCACTAATTTGTTTAATCCAATAGTAATCAGCATCGCGTTCCACGTCATACCCAACCAAATCCTGCCGCACATCAGCGTGAGTCCGCAACACGTAGTCGCTCGTTTGCAAGTTTTGATTGACTTGTAAAAGACTCGATAGATCTTGCTGTTGGTGCCCATGAGCCAGTTCGATGTCCAATAAATCTTGAACCAGGGCATGAGCCGTAGGCAGTTGCCCGGCTCCTTGCCCCACCAAACTCAAATCTCCAATCGTTGCTTCATGCAACCGAACTTGGTTCTGGTTAGCACGGACGCTAGCTTCCGCCGCCGTCTTGGGAACCAGGGTGGGTTCAATAATCAAACTAACTTGCCCTTTCTGACAAACACTTTTTCCCATTAGTTTTAGCAATAATTGCTGCTGTTTAAAGTAGTGAATGTCAGCCGCCGTTACGTTGCGAATTCCCACTTTCAAGGTTTGCGGTCCCGGACGCAAATCCGCGTTGTAAGCTAGCGCGGCACTAATACATAACTTGTTTTCAATGTCGTCGCCGTCGATATCTGCGCTGGGATCGGCTTCCGCATAACCTAGTCGTTGCGCCTCGGACAGGACCACGTCAAACGGCGCACCACTCTCCGTCATTTCATCCAAAATAAAGTTACTGGTGCCGTTCCAGATTCCCTGCACTTCATTCACCGTATCAATGCGGAGCACTCGTTCCAAATTAGCAATCCACGGAATCCCACCGCCAACGCTGGATTCAAAGTACAAGTGCACTCCCTGCTGCTGCGCCAGTTGCTGAAACTCAGCCAGATGAAGGGCAATTACCACATTATTTGCGGTGACTACGTGCTTCTGGTGTTCTAGCGCTTCACGAATCATCGTCGCCGCGGGTTCCTCACCACCCAGGGCTTCTACCACGGCTTCAATTTCTGGGTCATGTAAAATTTGTTGGTAATCATCCGTATAGCGCGCTTCTAATTGGACCTTTTCCGGTCGAACCCAGATTGATTTCACCGTTAGTTGGTTTACGGGTTGCTTGGTTGGATTAGAAAGCAGCTTGGTTACTCCTGCTCCAACCGTTCCGTGCCCTAAGATTGCTATTTTCACGATGCTCCTCCTTGCAGTTTTATTGTTCAGCCACCGCAAAGGCCTGTTCTAAATCAGCAATTAAATCATCCGGATCCTCTAGTCCCACCGACAGACGAACCAGTTGGGGAGTAATTCCCACCTTACGCCGTTCTGCCACCGGTAATTCGGCATGCGTCATAAAGTAGGGTAGTTCAATCAAACTTTCTACGGATCCCAGGCTAACGGCCAACCAGATTAACCGCGGACTGTTAACGAACTTTTCCGCATCCACGTTGGGCTTTAATGCAAAGGTAATCACCCCGCCGTAGCCCTTTAGTTCCGTTTTCGCTACCGCATCACTTGCATCGCCCGCCTGACCCGGATAGTAAATTCGTTCAATTTGGTCGGACTTGGTTTTTAGATAGTCCAGGATTTTCTGCGCATTTTGTAAATGCCGATCCAACCGAACGGATAACGTCTTAATCCCGCGAATTACCAACGTACAGTCTTCGGGAGCTAGGATTCCACCCACCGCATTCTGCACAAACTCTAGTTGCTTACCAATCTCATCGTCATTTGTCACTACCAGTCCTGCAATCACATCAGAATGACCACCCAGGTACTTTGTGGCGGAATGAATCACCACGTCGGCTCCCAGCGTTAACGCCTGTTGTAAATACGGAGTTAAAAAGGTGTTGTCCACAATGGTGAGCACGTGATGACGTTTGGCGATTGCCGCAATTTGTTTGACACTCGTCACCTTTAGGAATGGATTATCAATCGTTTCAAAGTAAATCGCCTTGGTCTGCGGTTGGATGGCCGCTTCTACTGCCGCCAAATCCTGCGTATCAACCGCACTAAATTCAATTCCCAGCGGTTCGAGGTAGTCGTGAATCAACCGAAAGGTCCCGCCGTAAATATTGCGACTCACCACGATGTGGTCGCCCGGATGAAACAGGGTAAACACTGCGTGGATAGCCGCACTTCCAGAAGCAAAGGCGTACCCATGCTGGGCATCTTCTAACGCTGCAATCTGGTCTTCCAAGTATTCTCGGGTCGGATTCAGCGACCGGGAATAGTCATACTTATGTTTTCCAGCTACTTGCTTAAAAGCGTACGTAGTTGCTTGATAAATGGGTACGTTAACCGCCCCCGTTTGATTATCGTGAACCTGATTTAAACCCTTACCGTAAATTAATTTGGTATTAAAACCCGTCATGTTAATTTCCTCCTCGTCATCTCGATTTCGTTCCAAAAAAAATCCCGTAGTCAAATTGACTACGGGACGTTTAGACGTGGTACCACCCTGGTTTCTGCTTGCCATCACTGACAAACACTCGTTAAGTGCCGGAAAAATTCCGATACTCCTACGCAGTAACGGGCGCGCCCGAATCGAGTTTGAAAACCTCACTCGATTATTGAACTCCAAGACCATGTTCGAAACCTGCCTTACACCACCTTTCACCAGTCCGTGGCTCGCTTTGGTAATTTCAGCTTCTACTCATCTCATCAACGTTCTCAACTAAATTTTGTGGCTTGTTTTTGGTTGCTTCATACCCTACCGAGCCCCCGTAAGTTTGTCAACCACCAAATTTTTTTCTAGCACCATTTTTTCGTTGGCAGTTAATAGTAAAAAGAAATTTAACATTAAATTGCCAGCCTTTTTCCTAGTTGACAAATTCAAACGGCCGTTTTAAGCTTCAACCTAATTTCACAACGACGTTGACGAGAAGAGGAAAACCCCTCGTTGTTTAAAGGGAGCACCAGTGACTGAAACGGTGTAACAACAACGGTTTTCTAGATGAACTCTGAGTCGTGATGCCCAGCTGGCATCCGGGAGGAACCGTTATTTTCCCAGACACAATTGTGTTGTTGAGGTTTGCGTTGCAAAGCGTAAACAAAATTGGGTGGTACCACGAAGGTCTTCGTCCCATGGATTAACGTAATCCAGGGCGCAGGCCTTTTTTGTTTACCCTAAAATTTAGAGGAGGATTAATTATGACTGAACCACATTTTGAAACAAACCAGATTCACGCCGGCCAAACACTGGACCCCACGGGCGCCTGTGCTGTCCCGATTTATCAAACGACGTCTTACGTTTTCCAGGATCCCGACCAAGCGGCTCGCCGCTTTGCCTTACAAGAACCGGGTAACATTTACACCCGGCTGACTAATCCCACCACGGCCGTTTTAGAAAAACGGATTGCCGCTTTAGAAAAACGGATTGCCGCTTTAGAAAACGGAACCAGTGCGGTGGCGCTAGCCTCTGGGGCGGCAGCCATTAGTGCTGCCATCACCAACGTTGCCGGGACTGGAGACGAAATTGTGGCGGCTAGTACTCTCTACGGAGGGACCTACAACCTCTTTAACGTTACCCTCCCCAAACTCGGAATTACCACGCACTTTGTTGATTCGGATGAACCAGCCAACTTTGCCAATGCAATTACGCCCCGGACAAAGGCCCTCTACTTGG
This genomic stretch from Fructilactobacillus carniphilus harbors:
- a CDS encoding homoserine dehydrogenase; translated protein: MKIAILGHGTVGAGVTKLLSNPTKQPVNQLTVKSIWVRPEKVQLEARYTDDYQQILHDPEIEAVVEALGGEEPAATMIREALEHQKHVVTANNVVIALHLAEFQQLAQQQGVHLYFESSVGGGIPWIANLERVLRIDTVNEVQGIWNGTSNFILDEMTESGAPFDVVLSEAQRLGYAEADPSADIDGDDIENKLCISAALAYNADLRPGPQTLKVGIRNVTAADIHYFKQQQLLLKLMGKSVCQKGQVSLIIEPTLVPKTAAEASVRANQNQVRLHEATIGDLSLVGQGAGQLPTAHALVQDLLDIELAHGHQQQDLSSLLQVNQNLQTSDYVLRTHADVRQDLVGYDVERDADYYWIKQISAAAAHQLARQIKLRDQRVLLAAVA
- a CDS encoding trans-sulfuration enzyme family protein; its protein translation is MTGFNTKLIYGKGLNQVHDNQTGAVNVPIYQATTYAFKQVAGKHKYDYSRSLNPTREYLEDQIAALEDAQHGYAFASGSAAIHAVFTLFHPGDHIVVSRNIYGGTFRLIHDYLEPLGIEFSAVDTQDLAAVEAAIQPQTKAIYFETIDNPFLKVTSVKQIAAIAKRHHVLTIVDNTFLTPYLQQALTLGADVVIHSATKYLGGHSDVIAGLVVTNDDEIGKQLEFVQNAVGGILAPEDCTLVIRGIKTLSVRLDRHLQNAQKILDYLKTKSDQIERIYYPGQAGDASDAVAKTELKGYGGVITFALKPNVDAEKFVNSPRLIWLAVSLGSVESLIELPYFMTHAELPVAERRKVGITPQLVRLSVGLEDPDDLIADLEQAFAVAEQ